In one Phyllostomus discolor isolate MPI-MPIP mPhyDis1 chromosome 8, mPhyDis1.pri.v3, whole genome shotgun sequence genomic region, the following are encoded:
- the ADAMTSL5 gene encoding ADAMTS-like protein 5 isoform X1 has translation MIPTAQMGQLRPGEAEWLAPGHTGRPLTLWKLLLLLWTLLNCGLESSAQGPGEWTLWGSWSRCSSSCGRGLSVRSRRCIRFPREELCWGDTHEYRLCQLPDCPPGAMAFRDIQCALYNGQPVLSLQKTYQWIPFYGAPNQCDLNCLALGHAFYHSFGRVLDGTPCSPGSQGLCVGGRCLSAGCDGLMGSDAREDHCGRCGGANDSCLFVQRVFRDAGAYAGYWNVTLIPEGARHIYAAHRSRNYLALIGGDGRYVLNGKWEISPPGTYDVAGTRVVYTRATGPEETLRAAGPTTQDLLLQVLLQEPNPGIEFEFWLPRELYGPFQEQTQALSLSLRQPQPLEVEPQSSEPNKAPAFPTRTPNPTPDPCPPCPDTRGRAHRLLHYCGSDFVFRARVLGHLRQAQETRYEVRVQLVYKNRSPLQALEYVWAPGRCPCPPMSLHREYLLAAQRLVSPDGTQDRLLLPHAGYARPWSPAEDSRVRLAARHCPV, from the exons ATGATTCCCACTGCACAGATGGGGCAACTGAGGCCTGGGGAAGCGGAGTGGCTGGCCCCTGGCCACACTGGAAG ACCCCTCACCCTATGGAAACTCCTGCTCCTGCTGTGGACCCTCCTGAACTGTGGTTTGGAGAGCAGTGCTCAG GGGCCAGGAGAGTGGACACTATGGGGTTCCTGGAGCCGCTGTTCCAGCTCCTGTGGGCGGGGGCTCTCCGTACGCAGCCGGCGCTGCATCCG GTTTCCCAGGGAGGAGCTGTGCTGGGGGGACACCCATGAGTACCGCCTCTGCCAGTTGCCA GACTGTCCCCCAGGGGCCATGGCCTTCCGAGACATCCAGTGTGCCCTCTACAATGGCCAGCCTGTCCTCAGCCTCCAGAAGACTTACCAATGGATACCCTTCTATGGCG CGCCCAACCAGTGTGACCTCaactgcctggccctggggcatGCCTTCTACCATAGCTTTGGCCGCGTCCTGGATGGCACTCCCTGCAGCCCGGGTAGCCAGGGACTCTGCGTTGGGGGACGCTGCCTA AGCGCCGGCTGTGATGGTTTGATGGGTTCAGACGCCCGCGAGGACCACTGTGGACGCTGTGGCGGCGCCAACGACTCGTGCCTCTTCGTGCAGCGCGTGTTTCGTGACGCCG GAGCCTATGCCGGGTACTGGAATGTGACCCTGATCCCAGAGGGCGCCAGACACATCTACGCCGCCCATCGGAGCCGCAACTACTTGG CGCTGATTGGGGGCGACGGGCGCTACGTGCTCAACGGCAAGTGGGAGATCAGCCCACCCGGGACCTACGACGTGGCAGGCACCCGCGTAGTCTACACCCGCGCCACAGGGCCAGAGGAGACACTGCGTGCGGCGGGACCCACCACCCAAGACCTGCTTCTGCAG GTCCTCCTGCAGGAGCCCAATCCCGGCATTGAGTTCGAGTTCTGGCTCCCTCGGGAACTCTATGGCCCCTTCCAGGAGCAGACACAGGCCCTGAGCCTGTCCCTGAGGCAGCCACAGCCTCTGGAGGTGGAACCCCAGTCTTCTGAGCCCAACAAAGCCCCGGCTTTCCCCACACGGaccccaaaccccaccccag ATCCCTGCCCACCCTGTCCCGACACCCGCGGTCGTGCCCACCGGTTGCTCCACTATTGCGGCAGTGACTTTG TGTTCCGAGCTCGAGTGCTGGGCCACCTCCGCCAGGCCCAGGAGACCCGCTATGAGGTGCGTGTGCAACTTGTCTACAAGAACCGCTCACCACTGCAGGCCCTTGAGTATGTATGGGCACCAGGTCGCTGCCCCTGCCCACCAATGTCCCTCCATCGAGAGTACCTGCTGGCTGCCCAGCGCCTCGTCAGTCCCGATGGCACTCAGGACCGGCTGCTGCTGCCCCACGCAGGCTATGCCCGGCCCTGGAGCCCCGCCGAGGACAGCCGTGTACGCCTGGCTGCTAGACACTGCCCTGTCTGA
- the ADAMTSL5 gene encoding ADAMTS-like protein 5 isoform X2 — protein sequence MIPTAQMGQLRPGEAEWLAPGHTGRPLTLWKLLLLLWTLLNCGLESSAQGPGEWTLWGSWSRCSSSCGRGLSVRSRRCIRFPREELCWGDTHEYRLCQLPDCPPGAMAFRDIQCALYNGQPVLSLQKTYQWIPFYGAPNQCDLNCLALGHAFYHSFGRVLDGTPCSPGSQGLCVGGRCLSAGCDGLMGSDAREDHCGRCGGANDSCLFVQRVFRDAGAYAGYWNVTLIPEGARHIYAAHRSRNYLALIGGDGRYVLNGKWEISPPGTYDVAGTRVVYTRATGPEETLRAAGPTTQDLLLQVLLQEPNPGIEFEFWLPRELYGPFQEQTQALSLSLRQPQPLEVEPQSSEPNKAPAFPTRTPNPTPVFRARVLGHLRQAQETRYEVRVQLVYKNRSPLQALEYVWAPGRCPCPPMSLHREYLLAAQRLVSPDGTQDRLLLPHAGYARPWSPAEDSRVRLAARHCPV from the exons ATGATTCCCACTGCACAGATGGGGCAACTGAGGCCTGGGGAAGCGGAGTGGCTGGCCCCTGGCCACACTGGAAG ACCCCTCACCCTATGGAAACTCCTGCTCCTGCTGTGGACCCTCCTGAACTGTGGTTTGGAGAGCAGTGCTCAG GGGCCAGGAGAGTGGACACTATGGGGTTCCTGGAGCCGCTGTTCCAGCTCCTGTGGGCGGGGGCTCTCCGTACGCAGCCGGCGCTGCATCCG GTTTCCCAGGGAGGAGCTGTGCTGGGGGGACACCCATGAGTACCGCCTCTGCCAGTTGCCA GACTGTCCCCCAGGGGCCATGGCCTTCCGAGACATCCAGTGTGCCCTCTACAATGGCCAGCCTGTCCTCAGCCTCCAGAAGACTTACCAATGGATACCCTTCTATGGCG CGCCCAACCAGTGTGACCTCaactgcctggccctggggcatGCCTTCTACCATAGCTTTGGCCGCGTCCTGGATGGCACTCCCTGCAGCCCGGGTAGCCAGGGACTCTGCGTTGGGGGACGCTGCCTA AGCGCCGGCTGTGATGGTTTGATGGGTTCAGACGCCCGCGAGGACCACTGTGGACGCTGTGGCGGCGCCAACGACTCGTGCCTCTTCGTGCAGCGCGTGTTTCGTGACGCCG GAGCCTATGCCGGGTACTGGAATGTGACCCTGATCCCAGAGGGCGCCAGACACATCTACGCCGCCCATCGGAGCCGCAACTACTTGG CGCTGATTGGGGGCGACGGGCGCTACGTGCTCAACGGCAAGTGGGAGATCAGCCCACCCGGGACCTACGACGTGGCAGGCACCCGCGTAGTCTACACCCGCGCCACAGGGCCAGAGGAGACACTGCGTGCGGCGGGACCCACCACCCAAGACCTGCTTCTGCAG GTCCTCCTGCAGGAGCCCAATCCCGGCATTGAGTTCGAGTTCTGGCTCCCTCGGGAACTCTATGGCCCCTTCCAGGAGCAGACACAGGCCCTGAGCCTGTCCCTGAGGCAGCCACAGCCTCTGGAGGTGGAACCCCAGTCTTCTGAGCCCAACAAAGCCCCGGCTTTCCCCACACGGaccccaaaccccaccccag TGTTCCGAGCTCGAGTGCTGGGCCACCTCCGCCAGGCCCAGGAGACCCGCTATGAGGTGCGTGTGCAACTTGTCTACAAGAACCGCTCACCACTGCAGGCCCTTGAGTATGTATGGGCACCAGGTCGCTGCCCCTGCCCACCAATGTCCCTCCATCGAGAGTACCTGCTGGCTGCCCAGCGCCTCGTCAGTCCCGATGGCACTCAGGACCGGCTGCTGCTGCCCCACGCAGGCTATGCCCGGCCCTGGAGCCCCGCCGAGGACAGCCGTGTACGCCTGGCTGCTAGACACTGCCCTGTCTGA